Proteins from a single region of Carassius gibelio isolate Cgi1373 ecotype wild population from Czech Republic chromosome A5, carGib1.2-hapl.c, whole genome shotgun sequence:
- the LOC128007703 gene encoding iron-sulfur cluster assembly scaffold protein IscU-like, with amino-acid sequence MAALLVKKCASPVIVKTLSAPQLWMQCGYHKKVVDHYENPRNVGSLDKNAKNVGTGLVGAPACGDVMKLQIEVDEGGKIVNAKFKTFGCGSAIASSSLATEWVKGKSIDEALKIKNTEIAKELSLPPVKLHCSMLAEDAIKAALADYRLKQEGEPGKKTTMARN; translated from the exons ATGGCGGCTCTGCTTGTGAAGAAGTGCGCGTCCCCGGTTATTGTCAAAACGCTTTCAGCTCCTCAGTTGTGGATGCAATGTGGGTATCACAAAAAG gttgtgGACCACTATGAGAACCCAAGAAATGTAGGGTCTTTGGATAAAAATGCCAAGAATGTGGGCACAGGGTTGGTTGGTGCCCCTGCTTGTGGAGATGTGATGAAACTGCAG ATCGAGGTGGATGAGGGTGGGAAGATTGTGAATGCCAAGTTCAAAACCTTTGGCTGTGGTTCTGCTATTGCTTCCAGTTCCTTGGCTACTGAGTGGGTAAAAGGCAAATCT ATTGATGAAGCCCTCAAGATAAAAAACACTGAGATTGCTAAGGAGCTTAGCCTTCCACCAGTCAAACTGCACTGCTCAA TGCTGGCTGAGGATGCCATTAAAGCAGCTTTGGCAGACTACCGTCTGAAACAGGAAGGGGAACCGGGTAAGAAGACCACCATGGCCCGCAACTAG